One Brassica napus cultivar Da-Ae chromosome A5, Da-Ae, whole genome shotgun sequence DNA window includes the following coding sequences:
- the LOC106454635 gene encoding E3 ubiquitin-protein ligase APD1 isoform X2, with amino-acid sequence MDFRLQLLGDRPRWGSSTSDVELKFSYVAMVFFGWIIVATFMLMRVSHPTNVWLGPNASMLVQPNSIFIKSVKVENVYGSEPGLQLFGFYASPPVAIMNWSESRLVSVSHRSYGGWPYYLNKGASLNISLNVKPEGSSVRLVVNKGTATRWLLEEPPFGDLIQGSGVIQVNISESETYYLNVANPNLKDVEVELDIDVRAVVYDTKEPPFYECNFSNGECTINTMPFVGTSIVLTSAAPRPGVLAEEQEWFIRISHQVRWTSYAIVTGLVICFLLVALELYKRFERAGEDRHVMDDDSSITSILVHKDDDVSSMCSWSESFAAYDADREDFSGNEGEASYGTKTRCAICFDAKRDCFFLPCGHCVACYQCGTKITEAAGSCPICRKKIKKVKQIYTV; translated from the exons ATGGATTTTCGACTTCAATTACTTGGTGATCGCCCCCGGTGGGGCAGTTCGACGTCTGATgttgaattaaaattttcatacgtGGCTATGGTTTTCTTTGGCTGGATAATTG TGGCGACGTTTATGCTCATGCGTGTTTCCCACCCAACAAATGTCTGGCTTGGACCTAACGCTTCCATGCTTGTTCaaccaaactccatctttatcaAAAGCGTtaag GTGGAAAATGTGTATGGTTCTGAACCTGGTCTTCAGCTGTTTGGGTTCTATGCATCTCCTCCTGTTGCTATAATGAATTGGTCTGAATCTCGTTTGGTGTCTGTCTCACATAGATCTTACGGG GGATGGCCTTACTATCTGAACAAAGGAGCTTCGTTGAATATTTCATTAAATGTTAAACCTGAAGGCAGTTCAGTCCGGCTTGTGGTCAATAAAG GAACGGCCACTCGCTGGTTGTTGGAGGAACCTCCATTTGGTGATCTGATTCAAG GGAGTGGTGTGATTCAAGTGAACATAAGTGAATCTGAAACTTATTATCTTAATGTGGCTAACCCGAACTTGAAGGACGTAGAG GTTGAGTTGGATATTGATGTGAGGGCTGTCGTGTATGATACTAAAGAACCACCATTCTACGAGTGTAACTTCAGCAACGGCGAGTGCACAATCAATACAATGCCTTTTGTTGGAACTTCTATTGTTTTAACTTCAGCAGCACCTAGACCG GGAGTATTAGCTGAAGAACAAGAATGGTTTATCAGAATCTCGCATCAAGTTAGATGGACTTCATATGCCATTGTCACAG GTCTCGTGATTTGCTTCTTGCTGGTAGCTTTAGAACTGTATAAAAGGTTTGAGCGTGCTGGGGAAGATAGACACGTAATGGATGATGATTCATCGATTACAAGTATACTTGTACACAAAGATGACGATGTTTCAAGCATGTGTTCCTGGAGTGAGTCTTTTGCAGCATATGATGCTGATCGTGAAGACTTTAGTGGCAATGAAGGTGAAGCAAGTTATGGAACTAAAACTCGCTGTGCCATTTGTTTTGATGCGAAACGCGATTGCTTTTTCCTCCCATGTGGCCATTGCGTCGCTTGTTATCAGTGCGGAACAAA GATAACAGAAGCTGCTGGGAGTTGTCCAATATGTAGAAAGAAGATAAAGAAAGTGAAACAAATTTATACCGTCTAA
- the LOC106454637 gene encoding trihelix transcription factor GT-3b: protein MDQHQLHQLHYLNKHHHQLHPQSQTPELASPATGDRFPQWSLEETKELIAIRGELDQTFMETKRNKLLWEVVSNKMRDKNFLRSPEQCKCKWKNLVTRFKGCETMDEEIARQQFPFYDDMQIIFASRMQRMLWAESEGGGGGGGTSGATRKRSHSEQFSSDEEEENVNEELVGISNESKTLNPRKNIAKKRKGGISNSGGGANNSVREVLDEFMRHQMRMENEWRERWEAREKERAEKEEEWRRKMEELEKERMAMEQMWRDREEQRRSREDMRAEKRDSLINSLLAKLTRDGSL from the exons ATGGATCAGCATCAGCTTCACCAGCTTCACTACCTCAACAAACATCATCACCAACTTCATCCTCAATCTCAAACCCCTGAGCTAGCTTCTCCGGCTACCGGGGATAGGTTTCCACAGTGGAGCCTAGAAGAGACTAAGGAGTTGATAGCCATAAGAGGAGAGCTGGATCAAACTTTCATGGAGACAAAGCGGAACAAGCTTCTTTGGGAAGTTGTCTCTAACAAGATGAGAGACAAAAACTTTCTTCGTAGCCCTGAACAGTGCAAGTGCAAGTGGAAGAACCTCGTCACTCGCTTTAAG GGATGTGAGACAATGGATGAAGAGATAGCAAGACAACAATTCCCTTTTTATGATGATATGCAAATTATATTTGCAAGTAGAATGCAAAGAATGCTATGGGCCGAATCTGAGGGAGGAGGAGGGGGAGGGGGAACAAGCGGCGCAACGAGAAAGAGAAGTCACTCGGAGCAATTTTCTtcagacgaagaagaagagaacgtGAATGAAGAACTAGTAGGTATCAGCAATgaatccaaaaccctaaacccgagaAAGAACATTGCAAAGAAGCGAAAAGGCGGTATTAGTAATAGTGGTGGTGGTGCTAATAATAGTGTAAGAGAGGTTTTAGATGAGTTTATGAGACATCAGATGAGAATGGAGAATGAGTGGAGAGAAAGATGGGAGGCTAGGGAGAAGGAGAGagcagagaaagaagaagagtggAGAAGGAAGATGGAGGAGCTTGAGAAGGAGAGGATGGCAATGGAGCAGATGTGGAGGGATAGAGAGGAGCAAAGGAGGTCGAGGGAGGATATGAGGGCAGAGAAGAGGGATTCACTTATCAATTCATTGCTTGCTAAGCTTACTAGAGATGGTTCTCTCTAG
- the LOC106454633 gene encoding E3 ubiquitin-protein ligase APD1-like isoform X1, with protein MDFRAQLLGDHPRPRWASSTSDDELKFSYAAMVFLGWINVAMYMLAPVLRPTNVWIGPNASMLVEPNSIFIKSVKVENVYGSEPGLQLFGFYASPPVAVMNWSESRLVSVSHRSYGSQGCPYYLNEGASLNISYNVKPEGCSVRLVVDKVMATRWLWEEPPIDLTALTLNLIQGSGVIQLNISKTESYQLNVANPNLKDVEVELDIDVKAVVYDTKEPSFYKCNFSNSACTFNTMPFVGTSIVLTSPAHRQRVLSGDQEWFIRISYQARCTSYAIVTGLVICFILLSIKLNNWLQHHGEERYVMDDDSSIISLLVNKDDDV; from the exons ATGGATTTTCGAGCTCAATTACTTGGTGATCACCCCCGCCCCCGGTGGGCCAGTTCGACGTCTGATGatgaattaaaattttcatacgcGGCTATGGTTTTCTTGGGCTGGATAAATG TGGCGATGTATATGCTCGCGCCTGTTTTGCGCCCAACAAATGTCTGGATTGGACCTAACGCTTCCATGCTTGTTGaaccaaactccatctttatcaAAAGCGTtaag GTGGAAAATGTGTATGGTTCTGAACCTGGTCTTCAGCTGTTTGGGTTCTATGCATCTCCTCCTGTTGCTGTAATGAATTGGTCTGAATCTCGTTTGGTGTCTGTCTCACATAGATCTTACGGG TCTCAGGGATGCCCTTACTATTTGAACGAAGGAGCCTCGTTGAATATTTCATATAATGTTAAACCTGAAGGCTGTTCAGTTCGGCTTGTGGTCGATAAAG TAATGGCCACTCGCTGGTTGTGGGAGGAACCTCCAATTGATCTGACCGCTCTCACACTGAATCTGATTCAGG GGAGTGGTGTGATTCAACTGAACATAAGTAAAACTGAAAGTTATCAACTTAATGTGGCTAACCCCAACTTGAAGGACGTAGAG GTGGAACTGGATATTGATGTGAAGGCTGTCGTGTATGATACTAAGGAACCATCATTCTACAAGTGTAACTTCAGCAACAGCGCGTGCACATTTAATACAATGCCTTTTGTTGGAACTTCTATTGTTTTAACTTCACCAGCACATCGACAG AGAGTATTATCTGGAGACCAAGAATGGTTCATCAGAATTTCCTATCAAGCTAGATGCACTTCATATGCCATCGTCACAG GTCTCGTGATTTGCTTCATTTTGCTATCTATAAAACTAAATAACTGGTTACAGCATCATGGGGAAGAGAGATATGTAATGGATGATGATTCATCGATTATAAGTCTACTTGTAAACAAAGATGACGATGTATGA
- the LOC106454634 gene encoding E3 ubiquitin-protein ligase APD1-like isoform X2 → MDFRAQLLGDHPRPRWASSTSDVELKFSYAAMVFFGWINVAMYMLAPVLRPTNVWIGPNASMLVEPNSIFIKSVKVENVYGSEPGLQLFGFYASPPVAVMNWSESRLVSVSHRSYGGCPYYLNEGASLNISYNVKPEGCSVRLVVDKVIATRWLWEEPPNYETALSLNLIQGSGVIQLNIKNTESYHLNVANPNLKDVEVELDIDVKAVVYDTKEPPFYKCNFSNRACTFNTMPFVGTSIVITSPAYRQGVLSGEQEWFIRISYQARCTSYAIVTGLVICFILLSIKLNNWLQHHGEERYVMDDDSSIISLLVNKDDDV, encoded by the exons ATGGATTTTCGAGCTCAATTACTTGGTGATCACCCCCGCCCCCGGTGGGCCAGTTCGACGTCTGATgttgaattaaaattttcatacgcGGCTATGGTTTTCTTTGGCTGGATAAATG TGGCGATGTATATGCTCGCCCCTGTTTTGCGCCCAACAAATGTCTGGATTGGACCTAACGCTTCCATGCTTGTTGaaccaaactccatctttatcaAAAGCGTtaag GTGGAAAATGTGTATGGTTCTGAACCTGGTCTTCAGCTGTTTGGGTTCTATGCATCTCCTCCTGTTGCTGTAATGAATTGGTCTGAATCTCGTTTGGTGTCTGTCTCACATAGATCTTACGGG GGATGCCCTTACTATTTGAACGAAGGAGCCTCGTTGAATATTTCATATAATGTTAAACCTGAAGGCTGTTCAGTTCGGCTTGTGGTCGATAAAG TAATCGCCACTCGCTGGTTGTGGGAGGAACCTCCAAATTATGAGACCGCTCTCTCATTGAATCTGATTCAGG GGAGTGGTGTGATTCAACTGAACATAAAAAATACTGAAAGTTATCATCTTAATGTGGCTAACCCCAACTTGAAGGACGTAGAG GTGGAACTGGATATTGATGTGAAGGCTGTCGTGTATGATACTAAAGAACCACCATTCTACAAGTGTAACTTCAGCAACAGGGCGTGCACATTCAATACAATGCCTTTTGTTGGAACTTCTATTGTTATAACTTCACCAGCATATCGACAG GGAGTATTATCTGGAGAACAAGAATGGTTCATCAGAATTTCCTATCAAGCTAGATGCACTTCATATGCCATCGTCACTG GTCTCGTGATTTGCTTCATTTTGCTATCTATAAAACTAAATAACTGGTTACAGCATCATGGGGAAGAGAGATACGTAATGGATGATGATTCATCGATTATAAGTCTACTTGTAAACAAAGATGACGATGTATGA
- the LOC106454633 gene encoding E3 ubiquitin-protein ligase APD1-like isoform X2, whose translation MDFRAQLLGDHPRPRWASSTSDDELKFSYAAMVFLGWINVAMYMLAPVLRPTNVWIGPNASMLVEPNSIFIKSVKVENVYGSEPGLQLFGFYASPPVAVMNWSESRLVSVSHRSYGGCPYYLNEGASLNISYNVKPEGCSVRLVVDKVMATRWLWEEPPIDLTALTLNLIQGSGVIQLNISKTESYQLNVANPNLKDVEVELDIDVKAVVYDTKEPSFYKCNFSNSACTFNTMPFVGTSIVLTSPAHRQRVLSGDQEWFIRISYQARCTSYAIVTGLVICFILLSIKLNNWLQHHGEERYVMDDDSSIISLLVNKDDDV comes from the exons ATGGATTTTCGAGCTCAATTACTTGGTGATCACCCCCGCCCCCGGTGGGCCAGTTCGACGTCTGATGatgaattaaaattttcatacgcGGCTATGGTTTTCTTGGGCTGGATAAATG TGGCGATGTATATGCTCGCGCCTGTTTTGCGCCCAACAAATGTCTGGATTGGACCTAACGCTTCCATGCTTGTTGaaccaaactccatctttatcaAAAGCGTtaag GTGGAAAATGTGTATGGTTCTGAACCTGGTCTTCAGCTGTTTGGGTTCTATGCATCTCCTCCTGTTGCTGTAATGAATTGGTCTGAATCTCGTTTGGTGTCTGTCTCACATAGATCTTACGGG GGATGCCCTTACTATTTGAACGAAGGAGCCTCGTTGAATATTTCATATAATGTTAAACCTGAAGGCTGTTCAGTTCGGCTTGTGGTCGATAAAG TAATGGCCACTCGCTGGTTGTGGGAGGAACCTCCAATTGATCTGACCGCTCTCACACTGAATCTGATTCAGG GGAGTGGTGTGATTCAACTGAACATAAGTAAAACTGAAAGTTATCAACTTAATGTGGCTAACCCCAACTTGAAGGACGTAGAG GTGGAACTGGATATTGATGTGAAGGCTGTCGTGTATGATACTAAGGAACCATCATTCTACAAGTGTAACTTCAGCAACAGCGCGTGCACATTTAATACAATGCCTTTTGTTGGAACTTCTATTGTTTTAACTTCACCAGCACATCGACAG AGAGTATTATCTGGAGACCAAGAATGGTTCATCAGAATTTCCTATCAAGCTAGATGCACTTCATATGCCATCGTCACAG GTCTCGTGATTTGCTTCATTTTGCTATCTATAAAACTAAATAACTGGTTACAGCATCATGGGGAAGAGAGATATGTAATGGATGATGATTCATCGATTATAAGTCTACTTGTAAACAAAGATGACGATGTATGA
- the LOC106454634 gene encoding E3 ubiquitin-protein ligase APD1-like isoform X1 yields MDFRAQLLGDHPRPRWASSTSDVELKFSYAAMVFFGWINVAMYMLAPVLRPTNVWIGPNASMLVEPNSIFIKSVKVENVYGSEPGLQLFGFYASPPVAVMNWSESRLVSVSHRSYGSQGCPYYLNEGASLNISYNVKPEGCSVRLVVDKVIATRWLWEEPPNYETALSLNLIQGSGVIQLNIKNTESYHLNVANPNLKDVEVELDIDVKAVVYDTKEPPFYKCNFSNRACTFNTMPFVGTSIVITSPAYRQGVLSGEQEWFIRISYQARCTSYAIVTGLVICFILLSIKLNNWLQHHGEERYVMDDDSSIISLLVNKDDDV; encoded by the exons ATGGATTTTCGAGCTCAATTACTTGGTGATCACCCCCGCCCCCGGTGGGCCAGTTCGACGTCTGATgttgaattaaaattttcatacgcGGCTATGGTTTTCTTTGGCTGGATAAATG TGGCGATGTATATGCTCGCCCCTGTTTTGCGCCCAACAAATGTCTGGATTGGACCTAACGCTTCCATGCTTGTTGaaccaaactccatctttatcaAAAGCGTtaag GTGGAAAATGTGTATGGTTCTGAACCTGGTCTTCAGCTGTTTGGGTTCTATGCATCTCCTCCTGTTGCTGTAATGAATTGGTCTGAATCTCGTTTGGTGTCTGTCTCACATAGATCTTACGGG TCTCAGGGATGCCCTTACTATTTGAACGAAGGAGCCTCGTTGAATATTTCATATAATGTTAAACCTGAAGGCTGTTCAGTTCGGCTTGTGGTCGATAAAG TAATCGCCACTCGCTGGTTGTGGGAGGAACCTCCAAATTATGAGACCGCTCTCTCATTGAATCTGATTCAGG GGAGTGGTGTGATTCAACTGAACATAAAAAATACTGAAAGTTATCATCTTAATGTGGCTAACCCCAACTTGAAGGACGTAGAG GTGGAACTGGATATTGATGTGAAGGCTGTCGTGTATGATACTAAAGAACCACCATTCTACAAGTGTAACTTCAGCAACAGGGCGTGCACATTCAATACAATGCCTTTTGTTGGAACTTCTATTGTTATAACTTCACCAGCATATCGACAG GGAGTATTATCTGGAGAACAAGAATGGTTCATCAGAATTTCCTATCAAGCTAGATGCACTTCATATGCCATCGTCACTG GTCTCGTGATTTGCTTCATTTTGCTATCTATAAAACTAAATAACTGGTTACAGCATCATGGGGAAGAGAGATACGTAATGGATGATGATTCATCGATTATAAGTCTACTTGTAAACAAAGATGACGATGTATGA
- the LOC106454635 gene encoding E3 ubiquitin-protein ligase APD1 isoform X1, protein MDFRLQLLGDRPRWGSSTSDVELKFSYVAMVFFGWIIVATFMLMRVSHPTNVWLGPNASMLVQPNSIFIKSVKVENVYGSEPGLQLFGFYASPPVAIMNWSESRLVSVSHRSYGSQGWPYYLNKGASLNISLNVKPEGSSVRLVVNKGTATRWLLEEPPFGDLIQGSGVIQVNISESETYYLNVANPNLKDVEVELDIDVRAVVYDTKEPPFYECNFSNGECTINTMPFVGTSIVLTSAAPRPGVLAEEQEWFIRISHQVRWTSYAIVTGLVICFLLVALELYKRFERAGEDRHVMDDDSSITSILVHKDDDVSSMCSWSESFAAYDADREDFSGNEGEASYGTKTRCAICFDAKRDCFFLPCGHCVACYQCGTKITEAAGSCPICRKKIKKVKQIYTV, encoded by the exons ATGGATTTTCGACTTCAATTACTTGGTGATCGCCCCCGGTGGGGCAGTTCGACGTCTGATgttgaattaaaattttcatacgtGGCTATGGTTTTCTTTGGCTGGATAATTG TGGCGACGTTTATGCTCATGCGTGTTTCCCACCCAACAAATGTCTGGCTTGGACCTAACGCTTCCATGCTTGTTCaaccaaactccatctttatcaAAAGCGTtaag GTGGAAAATGTGTATGGTTCTGAACCTGGTCTTCAGCTGTTTGGGTTCTATGCATCTCCTCCTGTTGCTATAATGAATTGGTCTGAATCTCGTTTGGTGTCTGTCTCACATAGATCTTACGGG TCTCAGGGATGGCCTTACTATCTGAACAAAGGAGCTTCGTTGAATATTTCATTAAATGTTAAACCTGAAGGCAGTTCAGTCCGGCTTGTGGTCAATAAAG GAACGGCCACTCGCTGGTTGTTGGAGGAACCTCCATTTGGTGATCTGATTCAAG GGAGTGGTGTGATTCAAGTGAACATAAGTGAATCTGAAACTTATTATCTTAATGTGGCTAACCCGAACTTGAAGGACGTAGAG GTTGAGTTGGATATTGATGTGAGGGCTGTCGTGTATGATACTAAAGAACCACCATTCTACGAGTGTAACTTCAGCAACGGCGAGTGCACAATCAATACAATGCCTTTTGTTGGAACTTCTATTGTTTTAACTTCAGCAGCACCTAGACCG GGAGTATTAGCTGAAGAACAAGAATGGTTTATCAGAATCTCGCATCAAGTTAGATGGACTTCATATGCCATTGTCACAG GTCTCGTGATTTGCTTCTTGCTGGTAGCTTTAGAACTGTATAAAAGGTTTGAGCGTGCTGGGGAAGATAGACACGTAATGGATGATGATTCATCGATTACAAGTATACTTGTACACAAAGATGACGATGTTTCAAGCATGTGTTCCTGGAGTGAGTCTTTTGCAGCATATGATGCTGATCGTGAAGACTTTAGTGGCAATGAAGGTGAAGCAAGTTATGGAACTAAAACTCGCTGTGCCATTTGTTTTGATGCGAAACGCGATTGCTTTTTCCTCCCATGTGGCCATTGCGTCGCTTGTTATCAGTGCGGAACAAA GATAACAGAAGCTGCTGGGAGTTGTCCAATATGTAGAAAGAAGATAAAGAAAGTGAAACAAATTTATACCGTCTAA
- the LOC106450946 gene encoding AMP deaminase — MEPNIYQLALAALFGASFVAVSGFFMHFKALNLVLERGREKKDNNNNTEGREGDSPQHQSQSLSRRRSQVRRKGLSPASLPDATPFTAATDGGGGGDAGRTNGHVCVDEIPPGLPRLHTPSEGRSSVHGTNSIRKTGSFVRPISPKSPVASASAFESMGESDDDDNLTDTAGLDASYLQTNGDLPADATEEQISMAASSMIRSHSVSGDLHGVQPDPIAADILRKEPEQETFVRLNVPLEVPTSDEVEAYKCLQECLELRKRYVFQETVAPWEKEVISDPSTPKPNLEPFAHYPQGKSDHHFEMLDGVVHVFPNKDVKEELFPVADATAFFTDLHHVLKVIAAGNMRTLCHRRLVLLEQKFNLHLMLNADKEFLAQKSAPHRDFYNVRKVDTHVHHSACMNQKHLLRFIKSKLRKEPDEVVIFRDGTYLTLKEVFESLDLTGYDLNVDLLDVHADKSTFHRFDKFNLKYNPCGQSRLREIFLKQDNLIQGRFLGEITKQVFSDLEASKYQMAEYRISIYGRKMSEWDQLASWIVNNDLYSENVVWLIQLPRLYNIYKDMGIVTSFQNILDNIFIPLFEATVDPDSHPQLHVFLKQVVGFDLVDDESKPERRPTKHMPTPAQWTNAFNPAFSYYVYYCYANLYVLNKLRESKGMTTITLRPHSGEAGDIDHLAATFLTCHSIAHGINLRKSPVLQYLYYLAQIGLAMSPLSNNSLFLDYHRNPFPVFFLRGLNVSLSTDDPLQIHLTKEPLVEEYSIAASVWKLSSCDLCEIARNSVYQSGFSHALKSHWIGKDYYKRGPDGNDIHKTNVPHIRVEFRDTIWKEEMQQVYLGKAVISDEVVP, encoded by the exons ATGGAGCCCAATATTTACCAACTTGCCCTCGCGGCTCTCTTCGGAGCCTCCTTCGTCGCCGTCTCAGGGTTCTTCATGCACTTCAAGGCCCTGAATCTCGTCCTCGAGCGTGGCAGGGAGAAgaaagacaacaacaacaacaccgaAGGAAGAGAGGGAGACTCGCCGCAGCATCAAAGTCAGAGCCTTTCGAGGCGGCGGAGCCAAGTCAGAAGGAAAGGACTCAGCCCCGCTTCTCTTCCGGATGCTACTCCCTTCACCGCAGCCACCGATGGCGGCGGCGGTGGTGATGCAGGGCGTACCAACGGCCATGTTTGTGTCGATGAGATTCCTCCTGGCTTGCCTAGGCTTCATACTCCATCTGAAG GGAGATCTTCTGTACATGGGACTAATAGTATCAGGAAAACTGGAAGCTTTGTTAGACCAATCTCTCCCAAGTCTCCTGTTGCTAGTGCTAGTGCCTTTGAGAGTATGGGAGagtcagatgatgatgataatttGACTGATACTGCCGGTTTGGATGCTTCCTACTTGCAAACTAATGGGGACTTG CCTGCGGATGCAACTGAAGAGCAAATATCTATGGCTGCTTCAAGCATGATTCGTTCACACAGTGTGTCTGGTGACCTACATGGAGTTCAGCCTGATCCTATTGCTGCTGATATTCTCCGTAAAGAGCCTGAGCAGGAGACCTTTGTCCGTCTTAATGTCCCTCTTG AGGTGCCAACGTCTGATGAAGTTGAAGCCTACAAATGTCTGCAAGAATGTCTTGAATTGAGGAAGAGATATGTCTTCCAAGAAACAGTTGCGCCATGGGAAAAAGAAGTCATATCTGATCCTAGTACCCCAAAGCCTAATCTAGAGCCATTTGCACATTATCCTCAGGGAAAGTCTGAT CATCATTTTGAGATGCTAGATGGAGTAGTCCACGTGTTTCCTAATAAAGATG TCAAAGAAGAGCTCTTCCCTGTAGCTGATGCCACAGCGTTTTTCACTGACTTGCATCACGTACTCAAAGTCATAGCTGCTGGAAACATGAGGACTCTGTGTCACCGTCGTCTAGTGCTCCTAGAACAG aAATTTAATCTCCATTTAATGCTTAATGCGGATAAAGAGTTTCTCGCCCAAAAAAGTGCACCGCATCGTGATTTCTATAACGTTAGGAAAGTAGACACTCATGTTCATCATTCAGCTTGCATGAACCAGAAACACCTCTTAAGGTTTATCAAGTCAAAGCTCAGGAAAGAACCTGATGAG GTTGTCATATTTAGGGATGGAACATATTTGACCTTGAAAGAAGTTTTTGAGAGCCTTGATCTGACTGG ATATGATCTGAACGTTGACCTCTTGGATGTGCACGCTGACAAGAGCACTTTTCATCGCTTTGACAAGTTCAATCTCAAGTACAATCCATGTGGTCAAAGTAGGCTGAGGGAAATTTTCCTTAAACAGGATAATCTCATCCAAG GTCGTTTTCTTGGTGagattacaaaacaagtttTCTCCGACCTTGAAGctagcaaatatcag ATGGCTGAGTACAGAATATCTATATACGGCAGAAAAATGAGCGAGTGGGACCAGCTGGCTAGTTGGATTGTGAACAATGATCTATACAGTGAGAACGTTGTCTGGTTAATCCAG CTCCCACGCTTGTACAACATCTACAAGGACATGGGTATTGTGACATCATTCCAGAATATCCTTGACAATATATTCATTCCTCTGTTTGAAGCCACGGTGGATCCGGATTCTCATCCCCAGCTCCATGTTTTCTTGAAGCAG GTTGTTGGATTTGATTTGGTCGATGATGAAAGCAAGCCTGAGAGACGTCCCACGAAACACATGCCCACTCCAGCTCAATGGACTAACGCATTTAATCCTGCATTCTCATACTATGTGTACTACTGTTACGCTAACCTCTATGTGTTAAACAAG CTTCGGGAGTCAAAGGGCATGACAACGATCACACTACGGCCACATTCTGGGGAG GCTGGTGACATTGACCACTTGGCTGCTACATTCCTCACATGCCACAGCATCGCTCATGGAATCAATCTACGAAAGTCTCCTGTGCTTCAGTATCTCTACTACCTCGCCCAG ATTGGTCTGGCCATGTCTCCCCTGAGCAACAACTCTCTATTTCTAGACTACCACCGGAACCCGTTTCCTGTGTTTTTCTTAAGAGGTCTCAATGTTTCCCTGTCCACGGATGATCCCCTTCAGATTCACTTAACTAAAGAACCTCTCGTGGAAGAGTACAGCATTGCTGCCTCG GTTTGGAAGCTGAGTTCGTGTGACCTGTGTGAGATAGCTCGTAACTCAGTGTACCAGTCAGGTTTCTCACATGCCCTCAAG TCGCACTGGATTGGAAAAGACTACTACAAAAGAGGACCTGATGGAAATGACATTCACAAAACAAATGTACCTCACATAAGGGTGGAGTTCCGTGACACG ATCTGGAAAGAGGAGATGCAACAGGTTTATTTGGGAAAGGCTGTTATCTCAGATGAAGTTGTTCCATAA